One genomic segment of Pseudorasbora parva isolate DD20220531a chromosome 6, ASM2467924v1, whole genome shotgun sequence includes these proteins:
- the LOC137078985 gene encoding thyrotropin subunit beta isoform X1: MAGNATRRQRPSVRYRQKTVMHSLLFLMGDFLLACSLKNYTLYVEMHECGHCMAINTTMCSGMCFTQDTNVRGFVGKRFLIQKGCMHRSVVYRSARMTGCPVHIDPVFFYPVAHRCRCTKCNTAKNECVYKPSHTPSKCPEHLRAV; this comes from the exons ATGGCAGGAAATGCAACACGACGGCAAAGACCATCAGTTCGATACAGACAGAAAACTgtaatgcacag TCTGCTTTTCCTGATGGGAGATTTTCTCCTGGCCTGCTCTCTGAAGAACTACACGCTGTACGTGGAGATGCACGAGTGTGGTCACTGCATGGCCATCAACACCACCATGTGCAGCGGAATGTGCTTCACGCAG GACACGAACGTGAGAGGATTTGTGGGCAAGCGTTTCCTGATTCAGAAAGGATGTATGCATCGTTCTGTGGTCTATCGTTCTGCCAGGATGACCGGCTGTCCCGTTCACATCGACCCAGTCTTCTTTTACCCGGTGGCACACCGGTGCCGctgcaccaaatgcaacaccGCCAAGAACGAGTGCGTCTACAAGCCAAGTCACACTCCCAGCAAATGCCCCGAGCACCTGCGTGCAGTCTGA
- the LOC137078985 gene encoding thyrotropin subunit beta isoform X2 yields MGDFLLACSLKNYTLYVEMHECGHCMAINTTMCSGMCFTQDTNVRGFVGKRFLIQKGCMHRSVVYRSARMTGCPVHIDPVFFYPVAHRCRCTKCNTAKNECVYKPSHTPSKCPEHLRAV; encoded by the exons ATGGGAGATTTTCTCCTGGCCTGCTCTCTGAAGAACTACACGCTGTACGTGGAGATGCACGAGTGTGGTCACTGCATGGCCATCAACACCACCATGTGCAGCGGAATGTGCTTCACGCAG GACACGAACGTGAGAGGATTTGTGGGCAAGCGTTTCCTGATTCAGAAAGGATGTATGCATCGTTCTGTGGTCTATCGTTCTGCCAGGATGACCGGCTGTCCCGTTCACATCGACCCAGTCTTCTTTTACCCGGTGGCACACCGGTGCCGctgcaccaaatgcaacaccGCCAAGAACGAGTGCGTCTACAAGCCAAGTCACACTCCCAGCAAATGCCCCGAGCACCTGCGTGCAGTCTGA
- the slc25a55b gene encoding solute carrier family 25 member 55b codes for MAQQPISLPAKLINGGVAGLVGVTCVFPIDLAKTRLQNQRGSQRVYKNMMDCLIKTVRSEGYFGMYRGAAVNLTLVTPEKAIKLAANDFFRQRLSRGELKLSVFQEMLAGCGAGMCQVIVTTPMEMLKIQLQDAGRLVAQQRKLPMLHTVKLGTASPVLNCSYSVGPMASTRKVSAIQITQELLRTKGIQGLYKGLGATLMRDIPFSVIYFPLFAHINQLGKTSEDDDVPFYWSFISGCVAGCTAAVAVSPCDVVKTRLQSLNRSANEDTYNGVLDCIRKIMRKEGPTAFLKGAGCRALVIAPLFGIAQVVYFVGVGEFLLGQTPFNLYSV; via the exons ATGGCTCAACAACCAATCAG CCTCCCCGCCAAGCTCATCAATGGTGGAGTTGCAGGACTGGTGGGTGTTACCTGTGTGTTTCCCATAGATCTCGCCAAGACAAGACTCCAGAACCAAAGAGGAAGCCAACGGGTCTACAAaaatat GATGGACTGTCTGATAAAGACTGTTCGGTCTGAGGGATACTTTGGAATGTACAGAG GTGCAGCAGTCAACCTAACACTGGTGACCCCTGAAAAGGCCATCAAACTGGCCGCCAATGATTTCTTCCGTCAGCGACTCAGTAGGGGAGA ACTCAAGCTGAGCGTGTTTCAGGAAATGCTGGCTGGTTGCGGGGCAGGGATGTGTCAGGTTATTGTAACAACCCCAATGGAAATGCTCAAGATCCAGCTTCAAGATGCAGGACGACTTG TGGCTCAGCAGAGAAAGTTACCCATGCTCCACACTGTGAAACTGGGAACGGCCAGTCCAGTCCTGAACTGCTCGTACAGTGTGGGTCCTATGGCTTCAACCAGGAAAGTGTCGGCCATACAAATTACCCAGGAACTGCTTCGCACAAAGGGCATCCAGGGACTTTACAAAGGACTAGGTGCAACCCTCATGAG GGATATCCCCTTCTCTGTGATTTACTTTCCACTGTTTGCCCACATCAACCAGCTGGGCAAGACATCTGAGGATGACGATGTGCCTTTTTACTGGTCCTTTATTTCGGGCTGTGTGGCTGGATGTACAGCGGCTGTGGCAGTCAGTCCTTGTGATG TGGTGAAAACCCGGCTGCAGTCACTCAATAGAAGTGCCAACGAAGACACCTACAACGGCGTGTTAGACTGCATCAG AAAGATAATGCGTAAAGAAGGGCCAACTGCTTTTCTGAAGGGAGCCGGCTGCAGGGCGCTAGTCATTGCTCCCCTGTTTGGAATTGCTCAAGTGGTTTACTTCGTAGGTGTTGGAGAGTTCCTCTTAGGACAAACCCCATTCAACCTTTACTCTGTATAA